One Pseudomonadota bacterium genomic window, ACACGATCTGCTCCTTCAGGCCGAGCGCGAAGTTGCCATGGCCGTCGAAGCTGCGGCCGGAGATGCCGCGGAAGTCCCGGACCCGGGGCAGGGCGATGTTGATCAGGCGGTCCAGGAACTCGTACATGCGGTCGCGCCTGAGGGTCACCTTGC contains:
- a CDS encoding 50S ribosomal protein L5 encodes the protein KVTLRRDRMYEFLDRLINIALPRVRDFRGISGRSFDGHGNFALGLKEQIVFPEIDYDKVDQIRGMDIVICTSARTDAEAKALLKAFNMPFTN